A window of the Comamonas sp. Y33R10-2 genome harbors these coding sequences:
- the nrdR gene encoding transcriptional regulator NrdR encodes MKCPFCSNPDTQVVETRESEDGGFIRRRRRCGGCEKRFTTYERPEVSFPTVVKKDGRRIEYERAKLQGSFQIALRKRPVSTALIDDSIERIEDKLLNLGLREIDSSRLGELVMDELKGLDKVGYIRFASVYRSFEDVDDFTNIMDEVRSPKSKSAKKPAAA; translated from the coding sequence ATGAAGTGCCCCTTCTGCAGCAACCCGGACACGCAAGTTGTCGAAACGCGTGAGTCCGAAGATGGGGGCTTCATTCGCCGCCGCCGCCGCTGCGGTGGCTGCGAAAAACGCTTTACAACGTATGAGCGGCCCGAGGTCAGCTTTCCGACTGTGGTCAAAAAAGATGGCCGCCGCATTGAGTACGAGCGCGCCAAGCTGCAAGGCTCCTTCCAGATTGCGCTGCGCAAGCGGCCGGTGAGCACGGCGCTGATCGATGACTCCATCGAGCGCATTGAAGACAAACTGCTCAACTTAGGCCTGCGCGAGATCGATTCCAGCCGCCTTGGCGAGTTGGTAATGGATGAACTCAAGGGCCTGGACAAAGTGGGATATATCCGCTTTGCCAGCGTGTACCGCAGCTTTGAGGATGTGGACGACTTCACCAACATCATGGATGAAGTGCGTAGCCCCAAGTCCAAGTCAGCTAAGAAGCCTGCAGCGGCCTGA
- a CDS encoding bifunctional UDP-sugar hydrolase/5'-nucleotidase, with amino-acid sequence MVVANTKPNQRQPRALSLGWRCAFRSMTASAAAAIMAIVLSACGGGVVKPASMEITLLGFNDLHGNLEPPKQAVAAQNAQGHSVAVPAGGAAYLAQAIAQRRAASRHVAVVTAGDMIGASPIVSSLFLDEPTIEALNLMKVDFAATGNHEYDQGADELLRMQNGGCEKFTSKEPCQLSKPFQGASFQYLAANTIRDDGKPLFPATAVKFFEQDGLRIGVGFIGMTLKNTPKMVRPSGVKGLSFTSEALTANALIPQLRAQGADVIVVMVHEGGSTTSGLQENSCQGLSGDIVPILEQLSGEVDVVISGHTHRAYLCDYAKVNLGKPFLLTSGGLYGTLLTEVTLTVDGNTRRVSRKSARQHIVQGEAYTSSAGVVALQPDFPAFDADADVAQLVARYKAAAQPLAAAPVGRLALAAMRTLQSSGESVMGRVVADSILAATQDAAAGGAQLAFMNSGGVRADLLPDASGQVTYGQLFSVQPFGNTLMVMSLTGEQIRQVLEQQFNSGSNTVAAPRILQVSQGFGYRFDLSQNAGQRVSDIRLHGQLLDMTQSYRVGLQSYLGTGGDNFSVFTQGRDVVGGMLDLDALVEYVRTQSLTAPMALPLQDRITLVQ; translated from the coding sequence ATGGTTGTAGCAAACACAAAGCCCAATCAACGCCAGCCCCGCGCCTTGTCGCTGGGCTGGCGTTGTGCATTTCGAAGCATGACCGCAAGCGCTGCTGCGGCGATTATGGCGATAGTCTTATCTGCCTGTGGCGGTGGTGTCGTCAAGCCCGCAAGCATGGAGATCACCTTGCTGGGCTTCAATGACTTGCACGGCAATTTAGAGCCGCCCAAGCAGGCGGTAGCAGCGCAAAACGCGCAAGGTCACAGCGTTGCTGTACCCGCCGGCGGCGCGGCTTATCTGGCGCAGGCCATTGCCCAGCGGCGTGCGGCCAGTCGCCATGTGGCGGTGGTGACGGCGGGAGACATGATTGGTGCATCGCCCATCGTGTCATCACTGTTTCTGGATGAGCCCACTATTGAGGCTCTGAATCTGATGAAGGTGGATTTTGCCGCCACCGGCAACCACGAATACGACCAAGGCGCTGATGAGTTGCTGCGCATGCAAAACGGCGGCTGCGAGAAGTTCACCAGCAAAGAGCCTTGCCAGTTGAGCAAGCCCTTTCAAGGCGCGTCGTTTCAATACTTGGCAGCTAACACGATTCGAGATGACGGCAAGCCGCTGTTTCCCGCAACCGCCGTGAAGTTTTTTGAGCAAGATGGCTTGCGCATTGGCGTGGGTTTTATTGGTATGACGCTCAAGAACACGCCGAAGATGGTGCGCCCCAGTGGCGTCAAAGGCTTGAGCTTTACGTCTGAGGCGCTGACGGCCAATGCGCTCATCCCGCAACTGCGCGCCCAAGGTGCTGATGTGATTGTGGTGATGGTGCATGAGGGTGGCAGCACCACGTCGGGCCTACAGGAGAACAGCTGCCAAGGCTTGTCTGGCGACATCGTGCCGATTTTGGAGCAGCTCTCTGGCGAGGTGGATGTGGTGATCTCTGGTCACACGCACCGCGCTTACCTGTGTGACTACGCCAAGGTTAATCTTGGCAAGCCATTCTTGCTGACCAGTGGTGGCCTGTACGGCACGCTGTTGACGGAAGTGACGCTCACGGTAGATGGCAACACGCGCCGCGTAAGTCGCAAGTCTGCGCGCCAGCATATCGTGCAGGGCGAGGCCTATACCAGCAGCGCAGGCGTGGTGGCGCTGCAGCCGGACTTTCCGGCTTTTGATGCTGATGCCGATGTGGCGCAACTGGTGGCCCGCTACAAGGCCGCTGCCCAGCCCTTGGCGGCTGCGCCAGTAGGGCGACTGGCCTTGGCCGCTATGCGCACGTTGCAAAGCAGTGGCGAAAGTGTGATGGGTCGCGTGGTAGCCGACAGCATCTTGGCCGCGACGCAAGATGCGGCAGCGGGTGGTGCACAGCTGGCTTTTATGAATTCAGGCGGCGTGCGCGCTGATCTGCTGCCGGATGCCAGTGGCCAAGTGACCTATGGGCAGCTTTTCAGCGTTCAGCCTTTTGGCAATACGCTGATGGTGATGAGTCTGACGGGTGAGCAAATTCGGCAGGTATTGGAGCAGCAGTTCAACAGCGGCAGCAACACCGTAGCTGCGCCGCGCATCTTGCAGGTATCGCAGGGCTTTGGTTACCGATTCGATCTCAGCCAGAATGCCGGTCAGCGCGTGAGTGATATTCGCCTCCATGGCCAACTGCTCGACATGACTCAAAGCTACCGCGTAGGCCTGCAAAGTTATCTGGGTACGGGTGGCGACAACTTCAGCGTCTTTACCCAAGGCCGCGATGTGGTGGGCGGCATGCTGGACTTGGATGCGCTGGTTGAGTATGTGCGTACGCAGAGTTTGACGGCGCCTATGGCGCTGCCGCTGCAGGATCGAATTACGCTTGTTCAGTAG
- the aroC gene encoding chorismate synthase: protein MSGNTFGTIFTVTNFGESHGPAIGCVIDGCPPGMALSEADIQFDLDRRRPGTSKFVTQRNEPDAVEILSGVYEGKTTGTPIALLIRNTDQRSKDYSNIAQSFRPGHADYAYFQKYGIRDPRGGGRSSARMTAPTVAAGAVAKKWLKEKFGTEFRACMTQIGELPIGFESWEHVPHNPFFAPVADVTQFEDYMNDLRKSGDSCGAALRVNASNMPVGLGQPLYDRLDADIAYAMMGLNAVKAVEIGAGFDSVAQRGTTHGDSLSPQGFRSNNAGGIVGGISTGQDLEVRIGIKPTSSIITPRESIDVHGNTAEVITKGRHDPCVGIRAAPIAEALLALVVMDHALRHRAQNADVDSGLAPIPASAA from the coding sequence ATGAGCGGCAATACCTTCGGCACAATTTTCACGGTCACCAACTTTGGTGAATCCCACGGCCCAGCCATTGGCTGCGTGATTGACGGCTGCCCCCCGGGCATGGCCTTGAGCGAGGCAGATATCCAGTTTGATCTGGACCGCCGCCGCCCTGGCACCAGCAAGTTTGTCACCCAGCGCAACGAGCCCGATGCGGTCGAGATTCTCTCGGGCGTGTACGAGGGCAAGACCACGGGCACGCCGATTGCGCTGCTCATCCGCAATACCGACCAGCGCAGCAAGGACTACTCCAATATTGCGCAGAGCTTCCGTCCTGGCCACGCCGACTACGCTTACTTTCAAAAGTACGGTATTCGTGACCCACGCGGTGGTGGTCGTTCTTCCGCCCGCATGACAGCGCCCACCGTGGCTGCAGGAGCCGTGGCCAAAAAATGGCTCAAAGAAAAGTTCGGCACCGAGTTTCGCGCTTGCATGACGCAGATCGGCGAGCTGCCCATTGGCTTTGAAAGCTGGGAGCATGTGCCCCACAATCCCTTCTTCGCGCCTGTGGCTGATGTGACGCAGTTCGAAGACTATATGAACGATCTGCGCAAAAGCGGTGACTCTTGCGGCGCTGCGCTGCGCGTAAACGCCAGCAACATGCCTGTGGGCCTGGGTCAGCCTCTGTATGACCGTCTGGATGCCGACATTGCCTACGCCATGATGGGCTTGAATGCGGTCAAGGCTGTAGAGATTGGCGCAGGCTTTGACAGCGTGGCCCAGCGCGGCACCACACATGGCGACTCGCTCAGCCCCCAAGGCTTTCGCAGCAACAACGCGGGCGGCATTGTGGGAGGCATCAGCACGGGCCAAGATTTGGAAGTGCGCATTGGCATCAAGCCCACCAGTTCCATCATCACGCCGCGTGAATCAATTGACGTGCACGGCAATACCGCTGAAGTCATCACCAAGGGCCGCCACGACCCGTGCGTGGGCATTCGTGCAGCACCCATTGCCGAGGCACTGCTGGCGCTGGTTGTGATGGACCACGCCTTGCGCCACCGTGCGCAGAACGCCGATGTGGATTCGGGCCTGGCGCCCATCCCCGCTTCCGCTGCCTGA
- a CDS encoding CBS domain-containing protein, with amino-acid sequence MKVSDILRVKGNTLYTVSPDESLAAAVQVMSDKDIGSLVVMEHGDVVGMLTFREVIQGFVKAGGIERASVRGAMDDAPMTCTMETDMDEVRRMMLDRHARYMPVMDKRMLMGVISLYDVAKAVVDSQNFENRMLKAYIRDWPEGERQGAD; translated from the coding sequence ATGAAAGTAAGTGACATCCTGCGCGTCAAAGGCAACACCCTCTATACGGTGTCGCCCGATGAGAGCTTGGCTGCTGCGGTGCAGGTGATGTCGGATAAAGACATCGGCTCGCTGGTCGTGATGGAGCATGGCGATGTGGTGGGCATGCTCACCTTTCGCGAGGTGATTCAGGGCTTTGTGAAGGCTGGCGGCATTGAGCGTGCTTCGGTGCGTGGCGCCATGGACGATGCGCCCATGACCTGCACCATGGAAACCGACATGGACGAGGTGCGCCGCATGATGCTGGACCGCCACGCGCGCTACATGCCCGTGATGGACAAGCGCATGCTGATGGGCGTGATCTCGCTGTACGACGTGGCCAAGGCCGTGGTGGACAGCCAGAACTTTGAAAACCGCATGCTCAAGGCCTATATCCGCGATTGGCCCGAAGGCGAGCGCCAAGGCGCGGATTGA
- a CDS encoding O-acetylhomoserine aminocarboxypropyltransferase, producing the protein MPGYSDPGFDTLSLHAGAQPDPATGARATPIHLTTSFVFESSDHAASLFNLERPGHVYSRISNPTNAVLEQRVSALEGGVGAIAVASGQAALHLSIATLMGAGSHIVASTALYGGSQNLLHYTLRRFGIETTFVKPGDIDGWRAAVRPNTKLFFGETVGNPGLDVLDIPTISSIAHDSGVPLLVDSTLTSPWLMQPFKHGADIVYHSATKFLSGHGTIIGGVVVDGGSFDWEKSGKFPELTEPYDGFHNMVFSEESTVGAFLLRARREGLRDFGACLSPHSAWLILQGIETLPLRMERHMKNTERVVQFLASHPLVSRVGHPMLESHSSYALAQKLLPRGAGSVFSFDIAGNRNQGKTFIEALKIFSHLANVGDCRSLVIHPASTTHFRMSDEALAQAGISQGTIRLSIGLEDADDLIDDLKRALKAAEKAA; encoded by the coding sequence ATGCCCGGCTATTCAGACCCCGGTTTTGACACCCTCAGCCTGCACGCAGGCGCCCAGCCCGACCCCGCCACCGGCGCACGCGCCACGCCGATTCATCTGACGACCTCTTTTGTTTTTGAATCTAGTGATCACGCAGCAAGCCTCTTTAACCTAGAGCGACCCGGCCATGTCTACAGCCGCATCAGCAATCCCACCAACGCGGTGCTGGAGCAGCGCGTTTCCGCCTTGGAAGGCGGCGTGGGCGCGATTGCGGTTGCCAGCGGTCAGGCCGCGCTGCACCTAAGCATTGCCACGCTAATGGGCGCAGGCAGCCACATTGTGGCCAGCACAGCGCTGTATGGCGGATCGCAAAACCTGCTGCACTACACACTGCGCCGCTTTGGCATTGAGACCACTTTCGTCAAGCCCGGCGACATCGACGGCTGGCGCGCTGCCGTGCGGCCCAACACCAAATTATTCTTTGGCGAAACCGTGGGCAACCCCGGCCTCGATGTACTGGACATCCCCACCATTTCTTCAATAGCCCACGACTCGGGCGTGCCCCTGCTGGTGGACTCCACCCTCACCTCGCCGTGGCTGATGCAGCCCTTTAAACATGGCGCAGACATCGTCTATCACTCGGCGACCAAATTCCTGTCGGGCCACGGCACGATCATTGGCGGTGTGGTGGTGGATGGCGGCAGTTTTGACTGGGAAAAATCGGGCAAATTCCCCGAACTGACCGAGCCCTACGACGGCTTTCACAACATGGTGTTCAGCGAAGAATCGACCGTGGGCGCCTTCTTGCTGCGCGCCCGCCGCGAAGGCCTGCGCGACTTTGGCGCCTGCCTGAGCCCGCACAGCGCTTGGCTAATTCTGCAAGGCATCGAAACCCTGCCACTGCGCATGGAGCGGCACATGAAGAACACCGAGCGCGTTGTGCAGTTCTTGGCCAGCCACCCGCTAGTGAGCCGCGTGGGCCACCCGATGCTGGAGTCGCATTCATCTTATGCACTGGCCCAAAAACTGCTGCCGCGCGGTGCAGGCTCGGTATTTAGCTTTGACATTGCGGGTAACCGCAATCAGGGCAAGACTTTTATCGAAGCGCTCAAGATTTTCAGCCACCTTGCCAATGTGGGCGACTGCCGCTCTTTGGTGATTCACCCGGCCAGCACCACGCATTTCCGTATGAGCGACGAGGCGCTGGCGCAAGCCGGTATCAGCCAAGGCACGATTCGTTTATCGATTGGTCTGGAAGATGCAGATGACCTCATTGATGACTTGAAGCGAGCACTGAAGGCTGCAGAGAAAGCGGCATAA
- a CDS encoding alpha/beta fold hydrolase has product MFFEVNKAQIYAYTGGKAFDAAKPTAIFIHGVLCDHSVWALQSRYMANHGFNVLALDLPGHCKSAGAAPKTVEDAAAFIAQLMDAAGLKQAALIGHSWGSLIAMEAAATLKVRISHLVLVGTAFPMKVSPALLESALNTPEKAIQKVNTFSRATLAPPNGAGSWVFGAGMALGRRVLASNANTNLLHTGFTACDSYAGGDAAMAKITCPVLFVLGEQDQMTPPKAAKGLIAAAQAAGKIVKVQTIANGHNQMTESPDATLFAIHDFLKNS; this is encoded by the coding sequence ATGTTTTTTGAAGTTAACAAAGCCCAAATTTATGCCTACACCGGCGGCAAAGCGTTCGATGCTGCCAAGCCCACCGCCATCTTCATCCACGGTGTGCTGTGCGATCACAGCGTCTGGGCGCTGCAAAGCCGCTACATGGCCAACCACGGCTTCAATGTGCTGGCGCTGGATCTGCCCGGTCATTGCAAAAGTGCTGGCGCGGCGCCAAAAACGGTGGAAGATGCAGCCGCCTTCATCGCCCAACTGATGGATGCCGCGGGCTTAAAGCAAGCCGCCCTCATCGGCCACAGCTGGGGCAGCTTGATCGCGATGGAAGCGGCAGCCACTTTGAAAGTACGCATCAGCCATCTGGTGCTGGTCGGCACGGCCTTTCCCATGAAGGTCTCGCCCGCGCTGCTCGAATCTGCCTTGAATACCCCAGAAAAAGCGATTCAGAAGGTCAACACCTTCTCGCGCGCCACGCTGGCGCCCCCTAATGGCGCAGGCAGCTGGGTGTTTGGTGCCGGTATGGCATTGGGCCGCCGCGTGCTGGCTAGCAATGCAAACACCAACTTGCTGCACACCGGCTTTACCGCCTGCGATAGCTATGCGGGCGGCGATGCGGCCATGGCGAAAATTACCTGCCCCGTTTTGTTTGTGCTGGGCGAGCAAGACCAGATGACGCCGCCCAAAGCCGCCAAAGGCCTGATCGCCGCGGCGCAAGCGGCAGGCAAAATCGTCAAAGTACAAACCATCGCCAACGGCCACAACCAGATGACAGAATCGCCCGACGCTACGCTGTTTGCCATTCACGATTTCTTGAAGAATTCTTGA
- a CDS encoding PoNe immunity protein domain-containing protein, producing the protein MFDNQLTQALQSWKQIPLTSLNPRRALNLADKKADWKAALATLQRFTNSPGYQTPFALQAHAALENYWGWQAAGQEACHLLIYGLDLGLPGNVLRPIYLETVALWKDTAAVAHHARASMSQTTGEDYGVPAPINARSAEYKYAVILMALAVLLDAPEEIPAIVEQVLAFDTDRLLDYLSAAAIEVQEVNETLFHPRPYGALLPFFELLGEPSPEPLVAYVQTQYADFLRLSPSQQKKGKLWLGTFFWALEVGALSVLYGWDDVALRDLPHYPADLVDFANARSGF; encoded by the coding sequence ATGTTTGACAACCAGCTCACCCAAGCCCTACAGAGCTGGAAGCAAATCCCCCTGACCAGCCTCAACCCACGCCGCGCTCTCAATCTGGCGGATAAAAAAGCCGACTGGAAGGCGGCGCTGGCTACGCTGCAGCGGTTTACCAATAGCCCCGGCTACCAGACCCCGTTTGCGCTGCAAGCCCATGCTGCACTGGAGAACTACTGGGGCTGGCAGGCTGCCGGGCAAGAGGCCTGCCATTTGCTGATCTACGGCCTTGATCTGGGCCTCCCCGGCAATGTGCTGCGCCCCATTTATCTGGAGACTGTGGCGCTGTGGAAAGACACCGCCGCTGTGGCCCACCACGCGCGCGCCAGCATGAGTCAAACCACGGGCGAGGACTACGGCGTGCCCGCCCCCATCAACGCCCGCAGCGCCGAATACAAATACGCCGTCATCCTGATGGCGTTGGCTGTGCTGCTAGATGCACCTGAAGAAATCCCTGCCATCGTCGAGCAAGTGCTGGCCTTTGATACAGACCGCCTGCTCGACTATCTAAGCGCCGCCGCAATTGAGGTTCAAGAGGTCAACGAGACCCTGTTCCACCCCCGCCCCTATGGCGCGCTGCTGCCGTTTTTCGAGCTGCTCGGCGAGCCATCACCCGAGCCATTGGTGGCCTATGTGCAAACCCAATACGCTGATTTTTTGCGCTTGTCACCCTCGCAGCAAAAGAAAGGCAAGCTTTGGCTGGGCACGTTTTTCTGGGCGCTGGAGGTGGGGGCCTTGTCGGTGCTCTACGGCTGGGATGATGTTGCGCTACGCGACCTGCCCCACTACCCAGCCGATCTAGTTGACTTTGCCAACGCCCGTAGCGGCTTTTAA
- a CDS encoding DUF962 domain-containing protein encodes MSQNTSTEREGDTATAAAATFDPRQFKSFAEFYPFYLGEHRDTTCRRLHFIGSSLSLGFLLVLFLTGDWWYLLAGLICGYAFAWVGHFGFEKNRPASFKRPLYSFMGDWMMWRDILLGRIKM; translated from the coding sequence ATGTCTCAAAACACGAGCACCGAAAGAGAGGGCGACACGGCTACTGCCGCAGCCGCCACTTTTGACCCGCGCCAGTTCAAAAGCTTTGCTGAGTTCTACCCTTTTTATCTGGGTGAGCACCGCGACACCACCTGCAGGCGACTGCACTTCATAGGCAGCAGTTTGTCGCTGGGCTTTTTACTGGTGCTGTTTCTGACTGGGGACTGGTGGTATTTACTGGCAGGCCTGATCTGCGGCTATGCCTTTGCCTGGGTGGGGCATTTCGGTTTTGAGAAAAACCGCCCCGCCAGCTTTAAACGCCCGCTCTACAGCTTCATGGGCGACTGGATGATGTGGCGCGATATTTTGCTCGGGCGCATCAAGATGTAG
- a CDS encoding long-chain fatty acid--CoA ligase has translation MSQSVLGQPVTQAWQQRSLAHMLQARVAATPDLPAYREFAAKDQPWTQLSWAQAGAAVMQFRAALQQSGIQHGERIGIWLPNSINAMCADQGALQMGAIAVPVHTTDNPASIAYIFDNAEISLLVLSSLSQWQRLRATDYAMPSLHTVVVADGVPPTSSIEGQPLVVDQPRLLSLADWLQEGAAMVAQPAPALPEPGDVAAIVYTSGTTGKPKGVMLTHANVMANVSDFAQRVQPRQDDRFLSFLPLSHTFERTVGYYLSIASGACTAYARSAALLMQDMQTEKPTILVCVPRIYERVHAKMLEKILAGPEAERQAFEAAVEWGWANFCARQDITDLHKHDADLIGTPAPAAHAQLGQQIAQMFGGCVRMAITGGAAIPQSTARAFLALDVPLLQGYGMTETTPVISVVTLDSNDPATVGAPLPSVEIRIGEQHELQVRGATVMKGYWKRPEETAAAFTQDGWLRTGDQAELVKGRIRIKGRLKELIVTSTGEKISPTDLEQSMLADPLIEQIMVLGDHRPYVSAIAVLSEENWPLFAKDNGWDASEPETLRQPAVVQTMLKRLQALCADFPSYAQPRALLLTLEPWSVENQLLTPTMKVKRQPILARYAQEVESIYGNRRMG, from the coding sequence ATGAGCCAATCTGTTTTGGGCCAACCGGTCACTCAAGCCTGGCAGCAGCGAAGTCTGGCCCACATGCTGCAAGCGCGCGTTGCAGCCACGCCAGATTTACCTGCTTATCGTGAGTTCGCTGCCAAAGACCAGCCTTGGACTCAGCTGAGCTGGGCGCAGGCCGGTGCTGCTGTCATGCAGTTTCGCGCTGCTTTGCAGCAAAGCGGGATCCAGCATGGCGAGCGCATCGGCATTTGGCTGCCCAACAGCATCAACGCGATGTGCGCCGATCAAGGCGCCCTGCAAATGGGCGCGATCGCAGTGCCTGTGCACACCACAGACAACCCGGCCAGCATTGCCTATATTTTTGATAACGCCGAAATCAGCTTGCTGGTGCTGAGCAGTCTGAGCCAGTGGCAGCGCCTGCGCGCCACAGACTACGCCATGCCCAGCTTGCATACCGTGGTGGTGGCAGATGGAGTGCCGCCAACGTCGAGCATTGAAGGTCAGCCTCTTGTTGTAGATCAGCCGCGTCTGCTGTCGCTGGCAGACTGGCTGCAAGAGGGCGCCGCGATGGTCGCGCAGCCTGCCCCGGCTTTGCCAGAGCCCGGTGATGTGGCGGCCATCGTCTACACCTCGGGCACGACCGGCAAGCCCAAGGGCGTGATGCTGACCCACGCCAATGTGATGGCCAATGTGTCGGACTTTGCCCAGCGCGTGCAGCCGCGTCAGGACGATCGATTTTTGTCGTTTTTGCCGCTCTCCCACACCTTTGAGCGCACCGTGGGCTACTACTTGTCTATTGCCAGTGGCGCTTGCACTGCTTATGCGCGCTCAGCTGCTTTGCTGATGCAAGACATGCAGACGGAAAAGCCCACCATCCTCGTTTGTGTGCCCCGTATTTATGAGCGCGTGCACGCCAAGATGCTCGAGAAAATTCTGGCGGGCCCCGAGGCTGAGCGTCAGGCTTTTGAAGCGGCGGTGGAGTGGGGCTGGGCTAACTTCTGTGCGCGTCAAGATATTACCGATCTGCACAAGCACGATGCAGATTTGATTGGCACTCCCGCCCCTGCAGCCCACGCGCAGCTTGGTCAGCAGATTGCCCAGATGTTTGGTGGCTGTGTGCGCATGGCCATTACAGGCGGCGCTGCTATTCCGCAAAGCACGGCCCGCGCCTTTTTGGCGCTGGATGTGCCGCTGCTGCAGGGTTACGGCATGACGGAGACAACGCCCGTGATCTCCGTTGTTACGCTCGATAGCAACGACCCCGCGACAGTAGGCGCGCCCCTGCCCAGCGTTGAAATTCGCATCGGTGAGCAGCATGAGCTACAGGTGCGCGGTGCGACGGTGATGAAGGGCTACTGGAAGCGCCCTGAGGAAACGGCCGCCGCTTTTACGCAAGACGGCTGGTTGCGCACCGGCGATCAGGCTGAGTTGGTCAAGGGCCGCATTCGCATCAAGGGTCGCTTAAAGGAACTCATCGTCACCTCGACTGGCGAGAAAATCTCGCCCACCGATTTGGAGCAATCGATGCTGGCCGATCCCTTAATCGAGCAAATCATGGTGCTGGGCGATCACCGCCCCTATGTGAGCGCGATTGCGGTGTTGAGTGAGGAAAACTGGCCCTTGTTTGCCAAAGACAATGGCTGGGATGCAAGCGAGCCTGAAACGTTGCGCCAACCCGCTGTGGTGCAAACCATGCTCAAGCGCTTGCAGGCCTTGTGCGCAGATTTCCCAAGCTACGCCCAGCCGCGTGCGCTGCTGCTAACGCTGGAGCCTTGGAGTGTGGAAAACCAATTGCTGACCCCTACGATGAAGGTCAAGCGCCAGCCTATTTTGGCGCGCTACGCTCAAGAAGTTGAGAGCATTTACGGCAATCGCCGCATGGGCTAA
- a CDS encoding YhjD/YihY/BrkB family envelope integrity protein translates to MPSKQEVKDEFHRKSRRVQQRLRTFPWHNTAQVLRARFKEDRLGVTASSLTFTSLLALVPFFTVALALFTAFPIFGKAQNVLERWLMDSLIPETIARQVQGYLTQFASKASQLGLVGFSILIVTAVMLILTIDRTLNNIWRVRQLRPLGQRVLIYWAAITLGPLLLGLSLVLSSYVMSASKGLVDALPGSLRFVFDSIEFVVLAAGMAGLYHYVPNTPVRWRDAWVGGVFVAVFMEVAKKLLGIYLSSVPTYSVIYGAFATLPILLIWMYVAWSIVLTGALVTAYLPTVLSGVERMTGHKGWQFELAVEVLQCLAKERELPHKGLFVRQLSRRLRIEESQIQPVLQALAQLDWVGAVQPPDAYVSLESTEPRYVLLVEPQATLIEPLVELLLLQPSEAVQPLWQRAGLNAMTMAQLIAAPIKDINSGDKK, encoded by the coding sequence ATGCCCAGCAAGCAAGAGGTCAAAGACGAATTTCACCGCAAAAGCCGCCGTGTGCAGCAACGCCTGCGCACCTTTCCGTGGCACAACACGGCGCAGGTTTTGCGCGCCCGTTTTAAGGAAGACCGCTTGGGCGTAACAGCCAGCAGTCTCACCTTCACATCGCTGCTGGCGCTGGTGCCATTTTTTACGGTGGCGCTGGCTTTGTTTACGGCTTTTCCCATCTTTGGCAAAGCGCAAAACGTACTCGAGCGCTGGCTGATGGATAGCCTGATCCCCGAGACCATTGCGCGGCAGGTGCAGGGCTATCTCACGCAGTTTGCGTCCAAGGCTAGCCAGCTTGGCTTGGTTGGCTTTTCGATTTTGATCGTCACGGCGGTGATGCTGATCCTCACGATTGATCGCACGCTCAACAATATCTGGCGCGTGCGGCAGTTGCGCCCGCTGGGTCAGCGGGTGCTGATTTACTGGGCTGCCATCACGCTGGGTCCGCTGCTGCTGGGCCTGAGTTTGGTGCTGTCTTCGTATGTCATGTCGGCCTCTAAAGGCTTGGTCGATGCGCTACCTGGTAGCCTGCGCTTTGTGTTCGACTCCATTGAGTTTGTAGTGCTGGCTGCAGGCATGGCCGGGCTCTATCACTACGTGCCCAACACACCTGTGCGCTGGCGCGATGCTTGGGTGGGCGGCGTGTTTGTGGCGGTGTTCATGGAGGTGGCCAAAAAGCTGCTGGGCATTTACCTGTCATCCGTGCCCACCTACTCGGTGATTTACGGCGCATTTGCCACCTTGCCCATTTTGCTCATTTGGATGTATGTCGCTTGGAGCATTGTGTTGACCGGCGCCTTGGTCACTGCCTACCTGCCCACGGTGCTCAGCGGAGTGGAGCGGATGACCGGTCACAAAGGCTGGCAGTTTGAGCTGGCGGTTGAGGTGTTGCAATGCCTTGCCAAAGAGCGCGAGTTGCCCCACAAAGGCTTGTTTGTGCGCCAGCTCTCTAGGCGCTTGCGCATAGAGGAATCGCAAATTCAGCCCGTGCTGCAGGCCTTGGCCCAGCTCGATTGGGTAGGTGCCGTGCAGCCACCAGATGCCTATGTATCGCTAGAGAGCACAGAGCCCCGTTATGTATTGCTGGTGGAGCCACAAGCCACATTGATCGAGCCGCTGGTCGAGTTGCTGCTGCTGCAGCCATCCGAAGCAGTGCAGCCGCTGTGGCAGCGCGCAGGGCTTAACGCCATGACGATGGCGCAGCTGATTGCAGCGCCCATAAAAGATATTAATAGCGGTGATAAAAAATAA